The Pseudoxanthobacter soli DSM 19599 genome contains a region encoding:
- a CDS encoding group II truncated hemoglobin, which produces MTSSADATLPEATTPYEMIGGDDAVRRLVARFYRLMDELPEAAACRAIHPESLADSEQKLYEFLSGWLGGPPLFVERRGAPMLRRRHLHAPIGPDERDGWMLCFRRALVETVEDEALRGFLLERIEALANHMQNRP; this is translated from the coding sequence ATGACGAGCAGCGCGGACGCAACCCTGCCGGAGGCGACGACGCCCTACGAGATGATCGGCGGGGACGATGCCGTCCGCCGCCTCGTCGCGCGGTTCTACCGGTTGATGGACGAATTGCCGGAGGCGGCCGCCTGCCGGGCGATCCACCCGGAAAGCCTCGCCGATTCCGAACAGAAGCTCTACGAGTTCCTCTCCGGCTGGCTCGGCGGGCCGCCGCTGTTCGTGGAGCGGCGCGGGGCGCCGATGCTGCGCCGCCGGCACCTCCACGCCCCGATCGGGCCGGACGAGCGCGACGGCTGGATGCTGTGCTTCCGCCGCGCCCTCGTGGAGACCGTCGAGGACGAGGCCTTGCGCGGCTTTCTGCTGGAACGCATCGAGGCGCTCGCCAACCACATGCAGAACCGGCCGTGA
- a CDS encoding glycosyltransferase, with amino-acid sequence MSSSDQHLVTNDELVVLLDVLSSCAGSLPSGYVGDAWDAHVPFVLWLSSHLAPRGIVSFLPEPTTVVAMLADRTPAATLYCPPEAGRIAPASRGARAHWLADRLGDRLHLIETPDDVSATAGTVDLVLVDGAGNGLSAEEQIAALGDALSPHAVALVAHIAPAPSSSAGSPGTAAWRALLAAYPAAFPVGRGLAVVPVGTVPPGLQALAEAARGEGLQGLERLFARLGSLYETAFGVAAERSMAAERRASEAAIASRQIQRQLALAQSRADEALRAAAEAHAVLDATRASVSWRITRPVRTASTSFPAIARILRGFARNNPGLVHETRWALRAAANLARLKAPPPRVALPAPATAATSPAGREPVLWFFMGDTIDWLSDHSHLTGVGRVTAELFRGGVEDRPRPRWLPAIATAGGAGLAQVSAGNWRGSGPAIEELRKVCDGIPVQGMSAAPGDHVLFTGVIWNAHYVELIERLVRNGLTFSVLVHDIIPIDEPEFVSPEFNAGFTLWMDAVARKASTLFVSTDFVRHQIEAWAREMKIARRQPIVTIPFGPSLVPVPEAAKPLRPGVTVPYALSVGTIDKRKNQAMLPRLWRRLVETLGADKVPMLVLVGRDDLRLGTTDENVAALAKAGRIAILEDVADAELADLYRLCLFTVFPTLSEGYGLSISDTLAYGKVPISSGLEPIREYAGNLPWYFDPLDDDDAYRVMSRAVLNPDVLAKAEARIAAEWHPSSWRTAADVTAAALDSFVNARANGARIPDELRLDRPLEELRAKARRWSGGDRPDVSILIINWNAADMTRTCVEHIWEHTEGLTYEILIADNGSRRAEFEPLRVLEPDVRLVQLEVNRYFGEANNIIAEHARGRFLCLLNNDVFVPEGWLTGLHAALTERPKAAAVGPVFLFPDDTIQEAGGNMDPSGIPARSLRGKPAAAIRNMPAKAVDYISAAALLVHRDSFFDAGGFDLAFEPAYYEDTDFCFKLAALGQEVWLIPSVTVIHLEGYSTDEKAIPSARKRALGDLNRGKFLSRWGDYLEDRSPETLAAGRALFTPATRQRPAPPADARRALIYTPYNLTPGGGERYLLTLADALSTRFNVTIATPHPYSHLRLTNLACVFGLDLSGCRIVTELDLPDEPEFDIQVVMGNHVTPPIPAQARDSYYHCQFPFPLPADGTPDPALLTGYRAVLVNSDFTRRNVLQGMQRYNLPMVRTDILYPPVPPYEGDARAKKKRMILTVGRFFVGGHAKRHDLLIEAFRSLAQRVGGDVEFHLAGSSTPGPEHMDYLNGLQAMAADLPVVFHVNCSNSELAGLYRDAAIYWHGTGLEENLKQHPELAEHFGIAIAEAMSAGCVAFALNAGGAREIITDGEDGFLYDSLEMLTMRTAAILRPQKDEERIEIGTRAAERARAFTPDRFIGHVLELIS; translated from the coding sequence ATGTCTTCTTCCGATCAGCACCTTGTTACCAACGACGAACTGGTCGTCCTGCTCGACGTTCTGTCTTCCTGCGCCGGCTCGCTGCCCTCCGGCTATGTCGGCGATGCCTGGGATGCCCACGTCCCGTTCGTTCTCTGGCTGTCCTCCCACCTCGCGCCGCGCGGCATCGTCAGTTTCCTGCCGGAGCCGACGACCGTGGTCGCGATGCTCGCGGACAGGACGCCTGCGGCCACGCTCTATTGCCCGCCGGAGGCCGGCCGCATCGCGCCCGCCTCGCGCGGCGCACGCGCCCACTGGCTCGCCGACCGCCTCGGCGACCGGCTGCACCTGATCGAGACGCCCGACGACGTCTCCGCCACGGCGGGCACCGTCGACCTCGTGCTGGTGGACGGCGCCGGCAATGGCCTCTCGGCGGAGGAGCAGATCGCAGCCCTCGGCGACGCGCTTTCGCCCCATGCGGTTGCGCTCGTCGCGCACATCGCGCCGGCTCCCTCGTCGTCGGCCGGCTCCCCCGGCACCGCCGCCTGGCGGGCACTGCTGGCCGCCTATCCTGCCGCCTTCCCCGTGGGCCGTGGCCTCGCCGTCGTGCCGGTCGGCACCGTGCCACCGGGCCTGCAGGCCCTTGCGGAGGCCGCGCGCGGCGAAGGCCTGCAGGGCCTCGAGCGGCTGTTCGCCCGGCTCGGCTCGCTCTACGAAACCGCCTTCGGCGTCGCCGCCGAGCGGAGCATGGCCGCGGAACGGCGCGCGAGCGAGGCGGCCATCGCCAGCCGCCAGATCCAGCGCCAGCTCGCTCTGGCCCAGTCGCGGGCGGACGAGGCGCTGCGTGCCGCCGCCGAGGCCCACGCCGTGCTCGATGCGACACGCGCCTCGGTGAGCTGGCGCATCACCCGCCCGGTCCGCACCGCCTCCACCAGCTTTCCCGCCATCGCGCGGATCTTGCGCGGGTTCGCGCGCAACAATCCCGGCCTCGTCCACGAAACGCGGTGGGCCCTGCGGGCCGCCGCGAACCTGGCCCGGCTGAAGGCCCCGCCGCCGCGCGTCGCCCTTCCCGCCCCGGCCACCGCCGCCACGTCGCCGGCGGGCCGCGAGCCGGTGCTGTGGTTCTTCATGGGCGACACCATCGACTGGCTGTCCGACCACAGCCATCTCACCGGCGTCGGCCGCGTCACGGCGGAGCTGTTCCGCGGCGGCGTCGAGGACCGGCCCCGGCCGCGCTGGCTTCCCGCCATCGCCACGGCCGGCGGCGCGGGCCTCGCCCAGGTCTCGGCCGGAAACTGGCGCGGATCGGGTCCGGCGATCGAAGAACTGCGCAAGGTCTGCGACGGCATCCCCGTCCAGGGCATGTCGGCCGCCCCGGGCGACCATGTGCTCTTCACCGGGGTGATCTGGAACGCCCACTATGTGGAGCTGATCGAGCGGCTGGTGCGCAACGGCCTCACCTTCAGCGTTCTCGTCCACGACATCATCCCGATCGACGAGCCGGAGTTCGTTTCCCCCGAGTTCAACGCGGGCTTCACGCTCTGGATGGACGCGGTCGCCCGCAAGGCGAGCACGCTGTTCGTCTCGACCGATTTCGTGCGTCACCAGATCGAAGCGTGGGCCCGCGAGATGAAGATCGCGCGCCGGCAGCCGATCGTCACCATTCCGTTCGGGCCGAGCCTCGTGCCCGTGCCCGAGGCCGCGAAGCCGCTGCGCCCCGGCGTGACCGTGCCCTACGCGCTCTCGGTCGGCACCATCGACAAGCGCAAGAACCAGGCGATGCTGCCGCGGCTCTGGCGCCGCCTGGTCGAGACCCTCGGGGCGGACAAGGTGCCGATGCTGGTGCTCGTCGGCCGCGACGATCTTCGCCTCGGCACCACGGACGAGAACGTCGCTGCGCTCGCAAAGGCCGGCCGCATCGCCATTCTGGAAGACGTGGCCGACGCCGAACTCGCCGATCTCTACCGGCTGTGCCTGTTCACCGTGTTCCCGACGCTGAGCGAGGGCTACGGTCTGTCGATCTCCGACACCCTCGCCTACGGCAAGGTGCCGATCTCGTCGGGCCTGGAGCCGATCCGCGAATATGCCGGCAACCTCCCCTGGTATTTCGACCCGCTCGACGACGACGATGCCTACCGGGTGATGAGCCGCGCGGTCCTGAACCCGGATGTTCTGGCCAAGGCCGAGGCCCGCATCGCCGCGGAGTGGCATCCGAGTTCATGGCGGACGGCGGCGGACGTCACCGCCGCCGCCCTCGACAGCTTCGTCAACGCGCGGGCGAACGGCGCGCGCATTCCCGACGAACTGCGCCTCGACCGCCCGCTCGAGGAGCTGCGCGCCAAGGCGCGGCGCTGGAGCGGGGGCGACCGCCCCGACGTCTCGATCCTCATCATCAACTGGAATGCCGCCGACATGACCCGGACGTGCGTGGAGCACATCTGGGAACACACCGAGGGCCTCACCTACGAGATCCTGATCGCCGACAACGGCAGCCGGCGGGCCGAGTTCGAGCCGCTGCGCGTGCTGGAACCCGATGTGCGGCTGGTTCAGCTCGAGGTGAACCGCTATTTCGGCGAGGCCAACAACATCATCGCCGAGCACGCGCGCGGCCGGTTCCTGTGCCTGCTCAACAACGACGTGTTCGTGCCGGAAGGCTGGCTGACCGGCCTTCACGCCGCGCTGACGGAGCGCCCGAAGGCCGCCGCCGTCGGGCCGGTGTTCCTGTTCCCCGACGACACCATCCAGGAAGCCGGCGGCAACATGGACCCGAGCGGCATTCCCGCCCGCTCGCTGCGCGGCAAGCCTGCGGCCGCGATCCGCAACATGCCGGCCAAGGCGGTGGACTACATCTCCGCCGCGGCGCTGCTCGTCCACCGCGACAGCTTCTTCGATGCAGGCGGCTTCGACCTGGCGTTCGAGCCGGCCTATTACGAAGACACCGATTTCTGCTTCAAGCTCGCCGCGCTCGGCCAGGAAGTCTGGCTAATCCCCTCGGTCACGGTCATTCACCTCGAAGGCTATTCGACCGACGAGAAGGCGATCCCCTCGGCGCGCAAGCGGGCGCTCGGCGATCTCAACCGCGGCAAGTTCCTGTCGCGCTGGGGCGACTACCTGGAAGACCGCAGCCCGGAGACCCTCGCTGCCGGCCGGGCGCTGTTCACCCCGGCGACCCGGCAGCGCCCGGCGCCGCCCGCTGATGCCCGGCGCGCGCTGATCTATACGCCCTATAATCTCACGCCCGGCGGCGGCGAGCGCTATCTTCTGACGCTGGCCGATGCGCTCAGCACCCGCTTCAACGTCACGATCGCGACCCCGCATCCCTACAGCCACCTGCGGCTGACGAACCTCGCGTGCGTGTTCGGCCTCGATCTTTCGGGCTGCCGGATCGTCACGGAACTCGACCTGCCCGACGAGCCGGAGTTCGATATCCAGGTCGTGATGGGCAACCACGTCACGCCGCCGATCCCGGCCCAGGCACGCGACAGCTACTATCACTGCCAGTTCCCGTTCCCGCTGCCGGCCGACGGCACGCCGGATCCGGCGCTGCTGACGGGCTACCGCGCCGTGCTCGTCAATTCCGACTTCACCCGCAGGAACGTGCTCCAGGGGATGCAGCGATACAATCTGCCGATGGTGCGCACGGACATCCTCTATCCGCCCGTGCCGCCCTATGAGGGCGACGCGCGTGCGAAGAAGAAGCGGATGATCCTGACCGTCGGGCGTTTCTTCGTCGGCGGACATGCCAAGCGCCACGACCTGCTGATCGAGGCGTTCCGCTCGCTGGCGCAGCGCGTCGGCGGCGACGTGGAATTCCATCTCGCCGGCTCCTCCACCCCGGGGCCGGAACACATGGATTATCTCAACGGCCTGCAGGCGATGGCCGCCGACCTACCGGTGGTGTTCCACGTCAACTGCTCCAACAGCGAGCTCGCCGGGCTCTACCGCGATGCCGCGATCTACTGGCACGGCACCGGGCTCGAGGAGAACCTCAAGCAGCATCCGGAACTCGCGGAGCATTTCGGCATCGCCATCGCCGAGGCGATGTCGGCCGGCTGCGTCGCCTTCGCCCTCAATGCGGGCGGTGCGCGCGAGATCATCACCGACGGCGAGGACGGCTTCCTCTACGATTCGCTGGAGATGCTGACGATGCGCACGGCCGCCATCCTGCGGCCGCAGAAGGACGAGGAGCGGATCGAGATCGGCACGCGGGCCGCCGAGCGCGCCCGCGCGTTCACCCCCGACCGCTTCATCGGCCACGTCCTCGAGCTGATTTCCTGA
- a CDS encoding glutaminase produces the protein MPALDKVLNDIADTMAKETRRGKVADYIPQLAKVDPARFGIAVVTNDGETFTAGDADEPFSIQSISKVFTLTMALGLVGDSLWKRVGREPSGNPFNSIVQLEREQGVPRNPFINAGALVVTDVVLSQHQPREALGQILHFLRFLAGDESIVVDRAVARSETETGFRNIALANYMKAFGNLEHDPDKTLGVYFHQCAVAMSCRQLAMAGRFLAADGRNPETGGRVVSSQRARRINALMLTCGHYDGSGDFAFHVGIPGKSGVGGGILAVVPGKASIAVWSPGLNQVGNSQLGAIALERLARTMGWSVFGP, from the coding sequence TTGCCCGCGCTCGACAAAGTCCTGAACGACATCGCCGACACCATGGCCAAGGAGACCCGACGGGGCAAGGTCGCGGATTATATTCCTCAGCTCGCCAAGGTCGATCCCGCCCGCTTCGGCATTGCGGTCGTCACCAACGACGGCGAGACCTTCACGGCGGGCGATGCCGACGAGCCGTTCTCGATCCAGAGCATCTCCAAGGTCTTCACGCTGACGATGGCGCTCGGCCTCGTCGGCGACAGCCTGTGGAAGCGCGTCGGCCGCGAGCCCTCCGGCAATCCGTTCAACTCCATCGTCCAGCTCGAGCGCGAACAGGGCGTGCCCCGCAACCCGTTCATCAATGCGGGCGCGCTGGTGGTGACAGACGTGGTGCTGTCGCAGCACCAGCCGCGCGAGGCACTGGGCCAGATCCTGCATTTCCTCCGCTTCCTGGCGGGCGACGAGAGCATCGTGGTCGACAGGGCCGTCGCGCGGTCGGAGACCGAGACCGGCTTCCGCAATATCGCGCTCGCCAACTACATGAAGGCGTTCGGCAACCTGGAGCACGACCCGGACAAGACCCTCGGGGTCTATTTCCACCAGTGCGCGGTGGCCATGAGCTGCCGCCAGCTCGCCATGGCGGGACGCTTCCTCGCCGCCGACGGCCGCAACCCGGAGACGGGCGGACGCGTGGTGTCGAGCCAGCGCGCCCGGCGCATCAACGCGCTGATGCTGACCTGCGGTCACTATGACGGCTCGGGCGACTTCGCCTTCCATGTCGGCATTCCCGGCAAGAGTGGCGTCGGCGGAGGCATCCTTGCGGTGGTGCCCGGCAAGGCGTCGATCGCGGTGTGGTCCCCCGGGCTCAACCAGGTCGGCAATTCCCAGCTCGGCGCCATCGCGCTGGAGAGGTTGGCGCGCACCATGGGCTGGTCCGTGTTCGGCCCCTGA
- a CDS encoding glycosyltransferase family 2 protein, which translates to MATIAEIAASHSIAVLVPCHNEAAAIGAVVRDFRRSLPTATIYVYDNNSTDETVRIAEEAGAVVRRETRQGKGHVVRRMFADVDADIYVMVDGDDTYEAEAAPLLIETLVNDNMDIVNGAREAVGDAAFRRGHKFGNRLLSGLVSAVFGKRNDDMLSGYKAMSRRMVKSFPVKSSGFEIETELLVHALELDLPIGERPTRYRERGEGSTSKLRTYRDGLRILWLISHLIREEKPLQFFSTIAFVVFLVALAFGVPVVLEFGRTGLVPRLPTAVLAMGLALASLLALNAGLVLDGVSRGRREAKTLAYLAVPPPGRKP; encoded by the coding sequence ATGGCCACCATCGCCGAGATCGCCGCCAGCCACAGCATCGCGGTGCTGGTCCCCTGCCACAACGAGGCAGCCGCCATCGGCGCGGTGGTGCGCGATTTCCGCCGCAGCCTGCCGACCGCGACGATCTACGTCTACGACAACAATTCGACCGACGAGACGGTGCGGATTGCCGAGGAAGCCGGCGCCGTCGTCCGGCGCGAGACGCGGCAGGGCAAGGGCCACGTGGTCCGCCGCATGTTCGCCGACGTCGACGCCGACATCTACGTGATGGTGGACGGCGACGACACCTACGAGGCCGAGGCCGCGCCGCTGCTGATCGAGACGCTCGTCAACGACAACATGGACATCGTCAACGGCGCCCGGGAGGCGGTCGGCGACGCCGCGTTCCGGCGCGGGCACAAGTTCGGCAACCGCCTGCTCTCCGGCCTCGTCAGCGCCGTGTTCGGCAAGCGCAACGACGACATGCTGTCCGGCTACAAGGCGATGTCGCGCCGCATGGTGAAGTCGTTCCCGGTCAAGAGCAGCGGCTTCGAGATCGAGACCGAACTCCTCGTCCACGCGCTCGAACTCGACCTGCCCATCGGCGAGCGCCCGACGCGCTACCGCGAGCGCGGCGAAGGGTCGACCTCCAAGCTCAGGACCTATCGCGACGGCCTGCGAATCCTCTGGCTGATCAGCCATCTGATCCGCGAGGAGAAGCCGCTGCAATTCTTCTCGACCATCGCCTTCGTCGTGTTTCTCGTGGCGCTGGCGTTCGGCGTTCCGGTGGTGCTGGAGTTCGGCCGGACCGGACTGGTGCCGCGCCTGCCGACGGCCGTGCTCGCCATGGGCCTCGCGCTCGCAAGCCTCCTGGCGCTGAATGCGGGGCTGGTGCTCGATGGCGTGTCGCGCGGCCGGCGCGAGGCCAAGACCCTCGCCTATCTCGCCGTGCCGCCCCCCGGCCGCAAGCCCTGA
- the sthA gene encoding Si-specific NAD(P)(+) transhydrogenase — protein sequence MYDFDMVVIGSGPSGRRAAVQSAKIGKSVLVVEKGRRVGGVSVHTGTIPSKTLRETVLNLSGWRERGFYGRSYRVKQDIGAEDLLIRLHKTLDHEVEVLEHQFSRNAVKTARGEARFVSPHEIEVTAEDGERRTISAAHVLIACGTRPFRPDYVPFNGTNVFDSDEIIELPRLPRSLTVIGAGVIGVEYATIFSALDVAVTLIEPRTSFLDFLDRELIEEFVHELRDRNVALRLGSAVTSIELGTSGPVSRLANGRTVATDMLLFAAGRVGATDRLNLASAGIETDHRGRITVDPKTLQSSVPHIYAAGDVIGFPSLASTSMEQGRLAACHAFGLEPPPPPEFFPYGIYSVPEISTVGMTEEEVAKRGIPYECGIARFRETSRGHIMGLNAGMMKMIFSTKSRRLLGVHILGEGATELIHIGQAVLNLKGTIDYFIENTFNYPTLAEAYKIAGLDAWNRMTRV from the coding sequence ATGTACGATTTCGACATGGTCGTCATCGGCAGCGGTCCGTCGGGCCGCCGCGCCGCCGTCCAGTCCGCCAAGATCGGCAAGTCCGTGCTGGTGGTGGAGAAGGGCCGCCGGGTCGGCGGGGTGTCGGTCCACACCGGGACCATCCCTTCCAAGACCCTGCGCGAGACCGTGCTGAACCTGTCCGGCTGGCGCGAGCGCGGCTTCTACGGCCGGTCCTACCGGGTCAAGCAGGATATCGGCGCGGAAGACCTGCTGATCCGTCTGCACAAGACGCTCGACCACGAGGTCGAGGTGCTGGAACACCAGTTCAGCCGCAACGCGGTGAAGACGGCGCGCGGGGAGGCCCGGTTCGTCTCGCCCCACGAGATCGAGGTCACCGCCGAGGACGGCGAGCGCCGCACCATCAGCGCGGCGCATGTGCTGATCGCCTGCGGCACGCGCCCGTTCCGGCCGGATTATGTGCCCTTCAACGGCACCAACGTGTTCGACAGCGACGAGATCATCGAGCTGCCGCGTCTGCCGCGCAGCCTCACCGTGATCGGCGCCGGGGTGATCGGCGTCGAATATGCCACCATCTTCAGCGCGCTCGACGTGGCGGTGACGCTGATCGAGCCGCGCACGAGCTTCCTCGACTTCCTCGATCGGGAACTGATCGAGGAGTTCGTGCACGAACTCCGCGACCGCAACGTCGCCCTGAGGCTCGGCTCCGCCGTGACCTCCATCGAACTGGGAACGTCGGGTCCGGTGTCGAGGCTCGCCAACGGGCGCACGGTGGCGACCGACATGCTGCTGTTCGCCGCCGGCCGGGTCGGCGCCACCGACCGGCTGAACCTCGCCTCGGCCGGCATCGAGACCGACCATCGCGGCCGGATCACCGTCGATCCGAAGACGCTGCAGAGCTCGGTGCCGCACATCTATGCCGCGGGCGACGTGATCGGCTTCCCGAGCCTCGCCTCCACCTCGATGGAGCAGGGCCGGCTCGCCGCCTGCCACGCCTTCGGCCTCGAACCGCCGCCGCCGCCGGAATTCTTCCCCTACGGCATCTATTCCGTGCCGGAGATCTCCACCGTCGGCATGACCGAGGAGGAGGTCGCCAAGCGCGGCATTCCCTACGAATGCGGCATCGCGCGGTTCCGCGAAACCTCGCGCGGGCACATCATGGGTCTGAACGCGGGCATGATGAAGATGATCTTCTCGACGAAATCGCGTCGGCTGCTCGGCGTGCACATCCTCGGCGAGGGCGCGACGGAGCTGATCCACATCGGCCAGGCGGTGCTGAACCTCAAGGGCACCATCGACTATTTCATCGAGAACACGTTCAACTACCCGACGCTGGCCGAGGCCTACAAGATCGCCGGCCTCGACGCCTGGAACCGCATGACGCGGGTCTGA